Part of the Helicobacter bilis genome is shown below.
TCGCTAATCTCTTTTTATTTCATTAAGGACTTCTAGTTCCTTTTTAGGGCGTGATTTATGAATCTTTTTAGCAAAATTACCTCAAGACTGGTTCTTATTCCTTATTGTTGCATTGTTTCCTGCATTTCTATATGTTTTTATGCTACACTTACGGCTTTTACATCACAATATAAAGAAGTCTAAACATGCAAGCAACAAAACAAGCAATATGGCAAATACAAAATAATCCACAGGCAAATAAACTCTCCCCTTTTAAGCACGAAGAAATCTTACAGCATATAATAAACACGAAACGCAAAGATAATAAAGAAAATCCAATAATTAGCAAAAAGATTCTAAATATCGTTGGTCGCACAAATGCAAAATATAATCTCATTAAAGAGGGTGATAGGATTTTGCTTGGACTGAGTGGCGGTAAAGATTCCATGCTACTTGCAACTATCTTTGCATATATGAAAAAACATGCACCTTTTAAGTTTGAGTTTCTTGCTATGACGATTGATTATGGCAGGGGTGGTGAGTATGAGTATATCTTTGAGTATTGCAAAAAGCTAAATATTCCTTATGAGCTTAATCGCACGCAGATATTTAAAATACTTGAGAATCACAAGAAAGAAGGCACGATTTATTGCTCTTTTTGTTCGCGTATGAGACGCGGTGAGCTTTACAGCATGGCGTTAGAAAGGGGGTTTAATAAAATCGCATTGGCACATCATTTAGATGATGCCGCAGAAAGCTTTATGATGAATCTCACTTACAATGGTGCTTTGCGTTCCATGCCTCCATACTACAAGGCACAAAATGGGCTAGGCGTTATCCGTCCGCTTATCTTTGTGCGTGAGAGGCAAATTATAGACTTTATCGCAAGTAATAATATCTATATTGCACCTGATTGTAACTGCCCTATAAACTGGCTACCAGAGGATAAACGACCAAAGGCTAGAGCTGCAAATAAAGAGTTATTAAAAGATTTAGAATCTAAAAATCCAAATCTATTTAAATCGCTCAAAAACGCCTTTAGTAATATTCACGCACAAAGCTTTTGCGATGAAAGGTATATGGATACAGATTGATTACATAGGGTGTTAGAAGGCGAATAATCACTCAAGAGCTATAAACACATCTACCGCAGTATTGTATGGATTGGAGGTTTGTGTTCCATAATTTCTATAAAGAATTTATGAGTGTTGCATAAGTATACAATGATAAGCATACAATAGACCATAAAGCAATAATGACATAGAACTTTATGTAAGAAACTTGCAAAATTTAAGAAGGTGAAATATATGCGGTTTTACAAAAACTAGTCAAGAAGCCAAGTGATGTTTTTAGCCTATAAAAAAGATTGAGCAAAACCCTGATTTTTTTATGGCAATAACGGGCTAAGAGCCACTTTAATTATAGAAAGTCTGCAAAATGATGAAGTGCTGAAGCGACAAGATAGAGAAGAAACTGATAATATAGAACCAAAGGCTTTAAAGTCTGCTTAATAAGGGATTTAACAAGTAGAGAGAAAACAAGTGCGTGGGAACAGCATTTGATAACAATATAGAGGAAACCACCAAAACAGTCCCGTGCCAACCATTCTGCAAAAGAGGCGAGGATCTCTTACACTCTAAAGACATTGAGACACAACAAACGCTAGAACCATAATGTAAAATTTAACTACAATGACAATCAGGCGAAAAATTTATTAGAATGACACAAAACTTCACATTTCAACAAAAGATAAGCGGGGTTTACCAATAGAGCAGTTATGGCAGAATATTTTATCGAAAGTAAGGGGTATGTTTATGCAGTTTTTTAAAATTAAAAACCCTAATTTATCTAGCAGATGAAAAACAAAATGGAAAATAGCTTATGGTGAGGAGGCTGACAGCATACTAAAAAAGTAGAGTTAAAGATAGGGTTTTTAACAAGATTTATTTTTTAAAAGTTTTTTTCGGAGTAGGGGGGGGCTATGATACTATTGTCTTGGGAACAAAGGTAAAAGGAATTTTAAATTTTGTAGTCTTTGATAGCAATCAAATCAAGTATATTGTATTGATAATAAAAGGAAGCTATACAGATACAAAAGGCAATATCACTAAGACTAAACCAAAAAATAAAGAATCTACACATACCTACTTTAATGATAAAAGCCCTAACATCATGTATGCTAATCCAAAACATTTGGGAAGTGGATTGATAAGCGGTAGTGTAGCAGGAATTGAGACTGATGAGAATGGAAACATTGTAGGCTTTAATCCGCAAAACTTTGTCTTAGGCTTAATTGGTGGTAGTGTTGCAAGTAAGGCAGTAAGCAGTGGATACAAAAGATTTTTAGAAAAGAAACCACAGTGAATAATCCCACTTATCAATAAGCAAAAATACACAGAGCCATGATTTGAAGTTGCAAAAGAGCTAGAAAAAACTTATAGGAACGCACAAGTGAAACCAAACGAAAAAATAAAAGATACTTTAGGATTAAGTGGTGTTGTAAAAGGCGATTTTGTCAAACTCGCACAAAAGCACCCTGAATACTTTGCCAATCCACAAGAAGCCAAAGATTTATGCGATTATGTCTTTCAAAATGCTTTTATAGGATTACAAGCAAGTGATAAGAAACAAGCCTTAATTATCGCAAAATTGCAAGATTCTAATAATGATTATGGAAGCGTGGCATTTAGAGTCTAAAAATTGTCATGTTGACCGAAGCGAAATAGCTAATATGAAATCTAAAAACGATTTTTCGTGCTTACGCACTCAAAATGACAAGAGACTAAATTCCATTTTCCACACCCTGTAAGCCCACACTCACTCAAATGCAATAAATTCTAAATTACATCAAAACAGCATATAAGACATTGCAGTAAATCTTTAGCTTTATTTGCAATTTAAGAAAATAAAACTTATTTACAATTTACAATGATGAATTGCCACAATGCCACATGTTTAGCATGGGATACATTAAACACTACATAGCTACTTTAAACTACTCTGCATTTTTTGCAATTTGTGCTATCTTTTCTACGATTTGTGGGTCTTCTAGTGTGCTTACATCTTGTGTAACTACCTCATTTCTAGCGATTGCTTTTAAGATTCTACGCATAATCTTACCGCTTCTAGTTTTTGGTAAGCCCGGCACAAATAGGGCTGCCCCAAGCTTTGCGATATTGCCTATCTCTTTACTTAAAATGCGATTAATCTCTTTCATAATCTCAAGCTCTTCAGCGGTATTATCCACCACACCTTCATGCAGCACGATATAAGCAAACAAACTCTCACCCGTGATAGAATCTAATCTACTCACACATGCACTTTCTGCGACACTTGGATGCTTTGCAATGGCAGATTCAATCTCTGCGGTGCCGATTCTATGTCCGCTAACATTCACAACATCATCAGTTCTACCTGTGATAGTGATATAGCCTTTTTCATCAATGATCGCCCCATCGCCTGAGAAATATACGGGTTTGCCATCTTTTTTCACTTGTTTAAAGTAGCTATCCACATATCTGTCTGGATCGCCCCAAATGCCTCTAATCATTGATGGCCATGGCTTTGTGATACAAAGTAGCCCTTGCTCTCCGGGGGCTGCTTTTGTCCCATCTTCATGCAAGACTTCTGCGATAATTCCGGGTAATGGCAAAGTAGCACAACCGGGGCGAATAGGTGTCGCACCGGGTAATGGGGTAATCATATTTCCACCTGTTTCTGTTTGCCACCATGTATCAACGATAGGGCATTTACTACCACCGATTTCTTCATAAAACCATTTCCATGCAGTAGGGTTAATAGGCTCACCCACCGTGCCTAAAACTTTTAAAGAACTTAAATCATAGTTTTTTGGCTCATTTTCTGCATGTGAATGCAGCATACGAATGGCAGTCGGCGAAGTGTAGAATTTATCTACCATATATTCTTCTATCATCTGCCACCATCTGCCATAGTTTGGATATGCGAGTGTTCCCTCATAAATAATAGTCGTGGCCCCACACGCTAAAGGACCATAAATCAAATAAGTATGCCCCGTAATCCACCCAACATCAGCGGTGCACCAAAAATTATCAGAATCTTTAATATCAAACACCCATTCCATAGTCATTTGTGCATACAAAATATAGCCCGCACTGCTATGCTGCACACCTTTTGGCTTACCCGTGCTACCGCTTGTATAAAGCAAGAATAGCGGATCTTCTGAGTCCATAGGTTCTGGTTCAAATGTGCTTTTTTCATGGGCTACCATCTCATTATATGAGTAGTCTCTACCTCTCACATAGTTTATATCGCAATCATTACGCGTTACTACAAGCACCTTTTTCACACTAGGACATGCATTATCTTCCAACGCCTTATCTACCGCTGGTTTTAGCATATAGGGCTTCCCTTTCCTAAACGCACCATCAGCAGTAACCACTAGCTTTGCCTCTGCATCTTGGATTCTATCCCTTAGTGCTTCTGGGCTAAATCCACCAAATACAACACTATGAATAGCCCCGATTCTAGCACATGCAAGCATAACGATAGCTACCTCTGGGATCATAGGCATATAAAGCACGACCCTATCGCCTTTTTTAATGTCAAAGTGATTTTTCAATAAATTTGCAGTTTTATTGACCTCTGTATAAAGTTTGCGATAGGTAATGACTTTATAGTCGCCCATCTCGCCCTCAAAAATGATAGCAACTTTATTTTTCTTTGTTTTCAAATGTCTATCAATACATTGATAAGAAACATTTAGCTTACCACCCTCAAACCACTTATAAAACGGAGCATTATCATCATTTAAAACACGATTAAAATCCTTAAACCAGTGAATCTTCTCTCTAGCTTGTTTCGCCCAAAAGCCCTCATAATCAGTATCTGCTTCATAGCACAAGTCCTCATATTCACACATATTTTTAATTCGTGCTTGTTTGGCAAACTCTCTGTTTGGTTTAAATATCTGCTTTGCAAACGCCTTGTCTTCATCAATATTTTGCATTATGTTCTCCTTATCCGTGCTTTTTTATTAACACTTGATTAATTTAATATAATCTCAAATTCAAAAAAATGCAACTTAATTAACAATGAAAAAAACTAAAAGTAAGATATTGTTACTTTTATACCCATGAAATTTATAATGAAAAGCACAAAAATGTATCAAATATTCCAAAATTACTTATGCTTGAGATCTAAAATGTGTTAAAGTCCTGTTTGGTGCGTCAGCATGATTGTTCATTTGCAACATAATGTATAAAATATTAAAGTGTCATAAATTACAGCATAAACAAAATGCATGGTGTTTAGGCACAACACTAAAGAGTATATGCGCCTATATGTATTTTGTTTATTTTTGTTTCTTACATTCAAATTTTTCAACAACTTCTTATAGTTTTTGAAATATCATCAGTGCTGTTGCAGAATCTTGATTACATAAAAAATGAAGATTGGAATCATCTGTAATAGTCTTACCATCTTTCTGATATATGCAGGGGTAAGTATCTAAATCATGCCCTTTAAGGAAATGCAACTCGTTGAGAGACATTTCTTTAAGCGTATCACAAATTGTATTGAGTCTAAAGATTCTACCTGCATTAAAACGCAATTTGTCTTGTTTGCCAATCTGTGCAGCTAGATAAAATCTACCACCATTCTTTAGCACTCTTTGAACTGATAATAATGCAAGCCGCCACGCATCTGGATTAATAGGTTCTCCATACATGCCAAGCCCAAAGCCATCAAGTGCACCCATGATTGAAAAAGATTCAATACTATTATCTTCTATGCCATGCAGTGTTGTTATGTCGGATTGAAGGCAACTTACCCCCCCCCCCCCCATATATCTTTAAATAGCGAAGTATTGAATCTATCTGTTAAATCTCGAATATCAATAAGCACAATATTTATTCCCATAGGTATAAGCAGTGTGGTGAAACCACAAAAGCTTGACCCACAATCATAATGGCTTGAAGGCTTATGTTTATATACTTGCTTTGCTCCCCATAAATCCCTCACATAAGTTGGAATATAGCTGATCCCATGTTCTGTATTAATGTATTTAAGATCGCGAACAATATA
Proteins encoded:
- a CDS encoding tRNA 2-thiocytidine biosynthesis TtcA family protein; this encodes MQATKQAIWQIQNNPQANKLSPFKHEEILQHIINTKRKDNKENPIISKKILNIVGRTNAKYNLIKEGDRILLGLSGGKDSMLLATIFAYMKKHAPFKFEFLAMTIDYGRGGEYEYIFEYCKKLNIPYELNRTQIFKILENHKKEGTIYCSFCSRMRRGELYSMALERGFNKIALAHHLDDAAESFMMNLTYNGALRSMPPYYKAQNGLGVIRPLIFVRERQIIDFIASNNIYIAPDCNCPINWLPEDKRPKARAANKELLKDLESKNPNLFKSLKNAFSNIHAQSFCDERYMDTD
- the acs gene encoding acetate--CoA ligase gives rise to the protein MQNIDEDKAFAKQIFKPNREFAKQARIKNMCEYEDLCYEADTDYEGFWAKQAREKIHWFKDFNRVLNDDNAPFYKWFEGGKLNVSYQCIDRHLKTKKNKVAIIFEGEMGDYKVITYRKLYTEVNKTANLLKNHFDIKKGDRVVLYMPMIPEVAIVMLACARIGAIHSVVFGGFSPEALRDRIQDAEAKLVVTADGAFRKGKPYMLKPAVDKALEDNACPSVKKVLVVTRNDCDINYVRGRDYSYNEMVAHEKSTFEPEPMDSEDPLFLLYTSGSTGKPKGVQHSSAGYILYAQMTMEWVFDIKDSDNFWCTADVGWITGHTYLIYGPLACGATTIIYEGTLAYPNYGRWWQMIEEYMVDKFYTSPTAIRMLHSHAENEPKNYDLSSLKVLGTVGEPINPTAWKWFYEEIGGSKCPIVDTWWQTETGGNMITPLPGATPIRPGCATLPLPGIIAEVLHEDGTKAAPGEQGLLCITKPWPSMIRGIWGDPDRYVDSYFKQVKKDGKPVYFSGDGAIIDEKGYITITGRTDDVVNVSGHRIGTAEIESAIAKHPSVAESACVSRLDSITGESLFAYIVLHEGVVDNTAEELEIMKEINRILSKEIGNIAKLGAALFVPGLPKTRSGKIMRRILKAIARNEVVTQDVSTLEDPQIVEKIAQIAKNAE
- a CDS encoding DUF268 domain-containing protein codes for the protein MGGGGVSCLQSDITTLHGIEDNSIESFSIMGALDGFGLGMYGEPINPDAWRLALLSVQRVLKNGGRFYLAAQIGKQDKLRFNAGRIFRLNTICDTLKEMSLNELHFLKGHDLDTYPCIYQKDGKTITDDSNLHFLCNQDSATALMIFQKL